One genomic region from Nocardioides plantarum encodes:
- a CDS encoding carboxypeptidase-like regulatory domain-containing protein yields the protein MTPKLVALSLAAATTALVTAFTGTITAADEAQAAEAGGIAGVVTRADGRPDSRYMIYVDPVDPASSTPEGWHNGTNDGAFQVDLPPGAYWVKFAGFPGIATEWWGDVATRGASTKVVVEAGRLTRLNPQLSAGGSISGTIDRAAFEPDPLWTTSTAEVFAADPTVPGGYVRINADAGDGDGRYDVPRLHAGNYVVRYYTHETGLEGWWRGSGSTATAARLATTVTVTEGEDTAGVDPVGLHPQGTVTGTVRRGDGKRLGGVTITVLHLNDYGEWVTDYEDEGAERTVTSARGTYRFRAPSGPYRVRYAEGPTDSPIRTEFSGDAATVERARDVVVRIDQETKADTSVEPVAVVADVRAVQSGTPRVGATLTVSRGSWYPTTAKVAYQWARNGVPISGEHGRTYRVRPSDLGARIIARLRAVKPGYTSTYTYVTPRAPKVLTGRFTVESGPRVRGRLTVGSTLRVTRPVTHPFSSPRYQWQRDGRAIGGADGASYELRPADRGHRISVHVRAFRGAYDEIHWRTRPLGPVR from the coding sequence ATGACACCGAAGCTCGTTGCTCTCTCCCTGGCCGCTGCCACCACGGCCCTGGTCACCGCGTTCACCGGCACCATCACCGCGGCCGACGAGGCACAGGCCGCCGAGGCGGGCGGGATCGCTGGCGTGGTCACCCGTGCCGACGGCCGCCCCGACTCGCGCTACATGATCTACGTCGACCCGGTCGACCCGGCCTCGTCGACGCCGGAGGGCTGGCACAACGGCACCAACGACGGCGCCTTCCAGGTCGACCTGCCGCCCGGTGCCTATTGGGTGAAGTTCGCCGGCTTCCCCGGTATCGCGACGGAGTGGTGGGGTGACGTCGCCACCCGCGGCGCCTCTACCAAGGTGGTCGTCGAGGCGGGTCGGCTCACCCGTCTGAACCCACAGCTCTCGGCCGGCGGATCCATCAGCGGAACGATCGACCGGGCAGCGTTCGAACCCGATCCCCTCTGGACCACGTCGACCGCCGAGGTCTTCGCGGCCGACCCCACCGTGCCCGGTGGATACGTGCGCATCAACGCCGACGCGGGCGACGGAGACGGCCGGTACGACGTGCCCCGCCTGCACGCCGGCAACTACGTGGTGCGCTACTACACCCACGAGACCGGGCTCGAGGGGTGGTGGCGGGGCTCCGGCTCCACGGCCACCGCCGCCCGTCTCGCGACCACGGTGACCGTGACCGAGGGAGAGGACACCGCAGGCGTCGACCCCGTCGGGCTGCACCCCCAGGGCACCGTCACCGGCACGGTCCGACGCGGCGACGGCAAGCGCCTCGGCGGCGTCACCATCACCGTGCTGCACCTCAACGACTACGGCGAGTGGGTCACCGACTACGAGGACGAGGGAGCCGAGCGGACCGTCACCAGCGCGCGCGGCACCTACCGGTTCCGTGCCCCGTCCGGGCCCTACCGCGTGCGCTACGCCGAAGGACCTACTGACTCGCCGATCCGCACGGAGTTCTCCGGCGACGCCGCCACCGTCGAACGAGCCCGTGATGTCGTTGTCCGCATCGACCAGGAAACCAAGGCCGACACCTCCGTGGAACCCGTGGCCGTGGTCGCCGACGTACGGGCCGTCCAGTCCGGCACCCCGCGCGTCGGCGCGACCCTCACCGTGAGCCGGGGCTCGTGGTATCCCACCACCGCCAAGGTGGCCTACCAGTGGGCACGCAACGGGGTTCCGATCAGCGGCGAGCACGGCCGCACCTACCGCGTCCGGCCGTCGGACCTCGGCGCCCGCATCATCGCGCGGCTCAGGGCAGTCAAGCCGGGGTACACCTCGACCTACACCTACGTCACCCCACGTGCCCCGAAGGTCCTGACCGGCAGGTTCACCGTCGAGTCCGGGCCCCGGGTCCGCGGGCGCCTCACCGTCGGCTCGACGCTCCGCGTGACCCGACCCGTCACCCACCCCTTCTCCAGCCCGCGCTACCAGTGGCAGCGCGACGGCCGGGCGATCGGCGGGGCCGACGGCGCGTCGTACGAGCTGAGGCCCGCCGACCGCGGCCACCGCATCAGCGTGCACGTGCGAGCCTTCCGCGGCGCCTACGACGAGATCCACTGGCGCACCCGGCCGCTCGGCCCGGTGCGGTAG
- a CDS encoding transposase, translated as MGPACWTSTASAARLLAEVSDITRFPDRGHFASWNGTAPIDASSGDVVRHRLSRLGNRQINHVLHVMAVVQLRNPGPGRDYYDKKKADGKSSMEAMRCLKRRLSDVVYRTMLDDSIRTVVADDSNNPATGPGGQRGNDSESSATGSQPHTSSSDKSLPGPADDESRTLLATPA; from the coding sequence CTGGGACCAGCCTGCTGGACCTCAACGGCATCGGCAGCCCGGCTCCTGGCCGAGGTCAGCGACATCACCCGGTTCCCCGACCGCGGCCACTTCGCATCGTGGAACGGCACCGCACCGATCGATGCGTCCTCTGGCGACGTCGTGCGCCATCGACTCTCACGTCTGGGCAACCGTCAGATCAACCACGTGCTGCACGTCATGGCGGTCGTTCAGTTGCGTAACCCCGGCCCAGGTCGCGACTACTACGACAAGAAGAAGGCCGACGGGAAGTCATCGATGGAAGCAATGCGATGCCTCAAACGACGGCTGTCCGACGTCGTCTATCGAACGATGCTCGACGACTCCATCAGGACCGTCGTCGCCGATGACAGCAACAATCCGGCGACGGGCCCGGGAGGACAACGGGGCAACGACTCTGAATCCAGCGCGACCGGCTCACAGCCCCACACCAGCTCTTCGGACAAGTCACTTCCCGGACCCGCCGACGACGAGTCTAGAACGCTGCTCGCGACCCCTGCTTGA
- a CDS encoding RES domain-containing protein, whose product MRLGGTVADPPDPFDAEPVVLDEGTLLYRTHGEGRRVTEFNPGIGAPTRFAFFGDPPVPVLYAAETEEAAVAETLLHDVPLGGGILSFDDYRKRIMGRFAVRRTLRLARLHGLGLRRLEVDNTDVIDVHGPGVYERTVAWAEAAHDAGFDGVEWMSTRCNSDRAQVFFGDRVDADDLAQDVTFARVFGIESGFNWLVDICAPLRVDVMPPT is encoded by the coding sequence GTGAGGCTCGGCGGGACCGTCGCAGACCCTCCCGACCCGTTCGACGCCGAGCCTGTCGTCCTGGACGAAGGCACCCTCCTGTACCGGACGCACGGCGAGGGTCGCCGTGTCACGGAGTTCAACCCGGGCATCGGTGCGCCGACTCGTTTCGCCTTCTTCGGCGACCCGCCCGTGCCCGTCCTGTACGCCGCCGAGACCGAAGAGGCCGCGGTCGCCGAGACGCTCCTGCATGACGTACCACTCGGCGGCGGCATCTTGTCCTTCGACGACTACCGCAAGCGCATCATGGGGCGCTTCGCGGTGAGGCGCACCTTGCGCCTCGCCCGTCTTCACGGTCTCGGGCTGCGCCGTCTCGAAGTCGACAACACCGACGTGATCGACGTGCACGGCCCGGGCGTCTACGAGCGCACGGTCGCCTGGGCCGAAGCCGCTCACGACGCCGGCTTCGACGGCGTCGAGTGGATGTCGACGCGATGCAATAGCGACCGCGCCCAGGTCTTCTTCGGCGATCGTGTCGACGCGGACGACCTCGCTCAAGACGTGACGTTCGCGCGCGTCTTCGGCATCGAGTCGGGGTTCAACTGGCTCGTCGACATCTGCGCCCCGTTGCGCGTCGACGTCATGCCTCCTACCTGA
- a CDS encoding YaeQ family protein: MAAGATMHTFEVELADTDRGVYEEFTLRAARHPSETEAYLVTRVLAYCLEHEEGITFSEGISATDAPAVLVRDLSGKLLAWIEVGAPDAARLHTGSKAAERTTIYTHRDPAKVLAQWAGARIHRAAEIVLHSFDPGFIDSAVDTMERRNTITLTVTERQLYLELNGVHLSSAVHDHAIN, encoded by the coding sequence ATGGCGGCCGGCGCGACGATGCACACGTTTGAAGTCGAGCTGGCCGACACCGATCGCGGCGTCTACGAGGAGTTCACGCTGCGCGCGGCGCGGCATCCCTCAGAGACCGAGGCGTACCTCGTGACGCGCGTGCTGGCCTACTGCCTCGAGCACGAGGAGGGCATCACATTCAGCGAGGGCATCTCGGCGACCGACGCCCCGGCGGTGCTGGTGCGTGACCTGAGCGGGAAGCTGCTCGCCTGGATCGAGGTCGGCGCACCGGATGCCGCGCGGCTTCACACGGGCAGCAAGGCTGCCGAGCGCACGACGATCTACACGCACCGCGACCCGGCCAAGGTGCTCGCGCAGTGGGCAGGGGCGCGGATCCACCGGGCCGCCGAGATCGTGCTGCACAGCTTCGATCCCGGGTTCATCGATTCAGCGGTGGACACGATGGAGCGCCGCAACACGATCACGCTCACCGTCACGGAGCGGCAGCTCTACCTGGAGCTGAACGGCGTCCACCTCTCATCGGCGGTGCACGACCACGCGATCAACTAG
- a CDS encoding phosphoenolpyruvate carboxykinase (GTP), producing MTATQDRTTDQNASAPTTHQGVLDFVAEVAALTQPDRIHWCTGSDEEWTELTDALVGTGTFTRLDPAIKPNSFYAASDPIDVARVEDRTYICSVDEKDCGPTNNWMDPNEMKDLMRGLYAGCMKGRTMYVIPFVMGHLEAEKPMFGVELTDSAYVTASMRVMARMGSHVLDKITELDAPFVQAIHSVGMPLAEGQADVRWPCNDTKYIVQFPEERAIWSFGSGYGGNALLGKKCYALRIASVMARDEGWLAEHMLILKLTSPQGVTKYVAAAFPSACGKTNLAMLKPTIPGWKVESIGDDIAWMRIGEDGRLWAVNPEYGFFGVAPGTNEHTNPHAMSTINKGNSVFTNVALTEDGDVWWEGLENPPAKATSWKGEEWTPESDFDSSHPNSRYCTPIKQCDILAPEFDDPRGVPIDAILFGGRRKTTVPLVFEARDWAHGTFLGATLSSETTAAAVGAVGVVRRDPMAMLPFIGYNAGDYFSHWINVGKNNDEAKLPRIFYVNWFRRDAEGGFLWPGFGENSRVLKWVVERIDGQAAAVETPIGRVPAPGSLDIDGLDLTPEDLEAALAVDVDEWQAEIPQIQEWFEKFGDDLPAVLWTELDGLKARLEASDQV from the coding sequence ATGACCGCCACGCAGGACCGCACGACCGACCAGAACGCCTCGGCACCCACGACCCACCAGGGGGTGCTCGACTTCGTCGCCGAGGTCGCCGCGCTGACGCAGCCCGACCGCATCCACTGGTGCACCGGCTCCGACGAGGAGTGGACCGAGCTGACCGACGCGCTCGTCGGGACCGGCACGTTCACCCGCCTCGACCCGGCGATCAAGCCCAACTCCTTCTACGCCGCCAGCGACCCGATCGACGTCGCCCGCGTCGAGGACCGCACCTACATCTGCTCGGTCGACGAGAAGGACTGCGGGCCCACCAACAACTGGATGGACCCGAACGAGATGAAGGACCTCATGCGCGGGCTGTACGCCGGCTGCATGAAGGGCCGCACGATGTACGTCATCCCGTTCGTCATGGGCCACCTCGAGGCCGAGAAGCCGATGTTCGGCGTCGAGCTGACCGACTCGGCGTACGTCACCGCCTCGATGCGCGTGATGGCCCGCATGGGCAGCCACGTGCTCGACAAGATCACCGAGCTCGACGCGCCGTTCGTGCAGGCGATCCACTCGGTCGGCATGCCGCTGGCCGAGGGCCAGGCCGACGTGCGCTGGCCGTGCAACGACACCAAGTACATCGTGCAGTTCCCCGAGGAGCGCGCGATCTGGTCCTTCGGCAGCGGCTACGGCGGGAATGCCCTGCTCGGCAAGAAGTGCTACGCCCTGCGCATCGCGTCGGTGATGGCGCGCGACGAGGGCTGGCTCGCCGAGCACATGCTGATCCTCAAGCTGACCAGCCCCCAGGGCGTCACCAAGTACGTCGCCGCGGCGTTCCCGAGCGCCTGCGGCAAGACCAACCTCGCCATGCTAAAGCCGACCATCCCCGGCTGGAAGGTCGAGTCGATCGGCGACGACATCGCCTGGATGCGGATCGGCGAGGACGGTCGGCTGTGGGCGGTCAACCCGGAGTACGGCTTCTTCGGCGTCGCCCCCGGCACCAACGAGCACACCAACCCGCACGCGATGTCGACGATCAACAAGGGCAACTCGGTCTTCACCAACGTCGCGCTCACCGAGGACGGCGACGTCTGGTGGGAGGGCCTGGAGAACCCGCCGGCCAAGGCCACGTCGTGGAAGGGCGAGGAGTGGACCCCCGAGTCCGACTTCGACTCCAGCCACCCCAACAGCCGCTACTGCACGCCCATCAAGCAGTGTGACATCCTTGCGCCCGAGTTCGACGACCCGCGCGGCGTACCGATCGACGCGATCCTCTTCGGCGGTCGCCGCAAGACGACCGTCCCGCTCGTGTTCGAGGCCCGCGACTGGGCCCACGGCACCTTCCTCGGCGCGACCCTGTCGTCGGAGACCACCGCCGCCGCGGTCGGCGCGGTGGGCGTCGTACGCCGTGACCCGATGGCGATGCTGCCCTTCATCGGCTACAACGCCGGCGACTACTTCAGCCACTGGATCAACGTCGGAAAGAACAACGACGAGGCCAAGCTGCCCCGCATCTTCTACGTCAACTGGTTCCGCCGCGACGCCGAGGGCGGCTTCCTGTGGCCCGGCTTCGGCGAGAACAGCCGCGTGCTCAAGTGGGTCGTCGAGCGCATCGACGGCCAGGCCGCCGCGGTCGAGACGCCCATCGGCCGCGTGCCGGCGCCGGGCTCGCTCGACATCGACGGGCTCGACCTGACGCCCGAGGACCTCGAGGCCGCGCTGGCCGTCGACGTCGACGAGTGGCAGGCCGAGATCCCGCAGATCCAGGAGTGGTTCGAGAAGTTCGGCGACGACCTGCCCGCCGTGCTCTGGACCGAGCTCGACGGCCTCAAGGCACGGCTCGAGGCGAGCGACCAGGTCTGA
- a CDS encoding LuxR family transcriptional regulator, which yields MTYGPDERALFADGAATLYDEIVMSQGIAAGDPRVADGGPDRPAFDLLVDLGLVQLDRDTDRWLPEDPTTVQSRVVSPLSQQAAQLLEESSHWARAFGSLSQSWRRSPLSQARGPFTYLHGDAIGPFIAGLVSEAEEEMLTAQPQAGRDAASLAAAALRDTAALERGMKMRTLYQHSARRSSFTAKYVAAVTDRGAEVRTLDEFFNRMIVVDRRVAVIPASDDLTSAVAVREPSVVTYLVDIFDRTWERARPFTNRESTTMKDIAAEQRAMTIRMLIEGHSDQVSAKRLGVSPRTYAGYVADLKQEYERETRFQLGYAMGQAGVSGQEPVDSD from the coding sequence ATGACGTACGGCCCGGACGAGCGTGCCCTGTTCGCCGACGGGGCCGCGACGCTCTACGACGAGATCGTGATGAGCCAGGGCATCGCCGCGGGCGACCCGCGCGTGGCCGACGGCGGCCCGGACCGGCCGGCCTTCGACCTGCTGGTCGACCTGGGCCTGGTTCAGCTCGACCGCGACACCGACCGCTGGCTGCCCGAGGACCCCACGACCGTCCAGTCGCGGGTGGTCTCGCCACTGAGCCAGCAAGCGGCGCAGCTGCTCGAGGAGTCGTCGCACTGGGCGCGGGCGTTCGGCTCCCTGAGCCAGTCGTGGCGGCGATCGCCGCTCTCCCAGGCGCGCGGCCCGTTCACCTACCTGCACGGCGACGCGATCGGACCGTTCATCGCCGGCCTGGTCTCCGAGGCCGAGGAGGAGATGCTCACGGCTCAGCCGCAGGCCGGCCGCGACGCCGCCTCCCTCGCGGCCGCGGCGCTGCGCGACACCGCCGCGCTCGAGCGGGGCATGAAGATGCGCACGCTCTACCAGCACAGCGCGCGCCGCAGCTCCTTCACGGCCAAGTACGTCGCGGCGGTGACCGACCGCGGGGCCGAGGTCCGCACGCTCGACGAGTTCTTCAACCGGATGATCGTGGTGGACCGCCGCGTCGCGGTGATCCCGGCCAGCGACGACCTGACCAGCGCGGTCGCGGTCCGTGAGCCGTCGGTGGTGACCTACCTGGTCGACATCTTCGACCGCACGTGGGAGCGCGCGCGGCCGTTCACCAACCGCGAGTCGACCACGATGAAGGACATCGCGGCCGAGCAGCGGGCGATGACGATCCGGATGCTGATCGAGGGCCACTCCGACCAGGTCAGCGCCAAGCGGCTCGGGGTCAGCCCCCGCACCTACGCGGGGTACGTCGCCGACCTCAAGCAGGAGTACGAGCGGGAGACCCGATTCCAGCTGGGCTACGCGATGGGGCAGGCCGGGGTCTCCGGCCAGGAGCCCGTCGACTCGGACTGA
- a CDS encoding biotin/lipoyl-binding carrier protein, translating to MVREQRVDLVAEMVAGVLEVSVVPGDSVAVGDEVALLESMKMEIPVFAETAGTVVAVKVAKGDVVQEGDVLISLTP from the coding sequence ATGGTCCGGGAGCAGCGTGTCGATCTCGTCGCCGAGATGGTCGCCGGGGTGCTCGAGGTCAGCGTCGTACCGGGTGACTCCGTCGCCGTCGGTGACGAGGTGGCCCTGCTGGAGTCGATGAAGATGGAGATCCCCGTCTTCGCCGAGACCGCCGGCACCGTCGTGGCCGTCAAGGTCGCCAAGGGCGACGTCGTCCAGGAGGGCGACGTCCTGATCTCCCTCACGCCCTGA